The segment CAGGACTTGTGGTGGTTGCATTTGCATTTGCATTTGCATTTGGAGTATTATTTCCACCTTCACCATTCACATTCCTGAATACATACATAACAATAACACAAAcacaaactaaataaataaaacaccatCATGTACAAAAGATCAAACTTTTGATAATAATATGTTTCAAATTGCTTACCTGTTTGTTGTAGATGATTCTGAAAAGAAATCTAATTCTGGGATTTTTTCACTACTTTGTTTCCATGAATCTGGGAAAGAATCTTGATTACTACTTTGTTTATATGAATCTTGATTAGGAGTTGAGCTTGTGAAATCATTCCAATCATCAAAGTCATCATCTTCTTTGGTGTTGACTATATTGGTGGCACTAGAAGGAccagttgaccattgactttcttGAAACCAATCAGTAGAAGTGTCTAAAGCTTGTTTCTTTATATTATCAAAATCTAAACTTTTATTCTCACTAGAAATCTGAGGAGCAACATTGTGATCTTGACCCGATTCATTAATCTGTGGATTAAAATCACCTTTTTTGAAACCGCTGCTTTTCTGCCAATTAGCATTTTCAAACCAATCTACAGAAACACTTTCTGTAAATGAATCATTTGGCTTATCCTGTGAATTGTTCACACTACTTTTTTGCCAGTTATTATCACTAAACCAGTCTTGATCAACATCTTTTGAAGATGGATTATTTAGATGAGCAGGGAACTCGTCGTTTGGTTTAACAACTGCATCCAATTGCTCAGCTTGTTGAAAAGTTGTGGGACCCATGTTGGTGAATAGATCATCTTGAATCCAATCTTTATCTTCATTCGGTTTTATGTTATTTGACACTTCCATCTGTCCAAAAACTGCATCCATGTGGGCAGATAGATCGGCTTCAGGAACAACTACAAAAGGGTCAACTGGTTTTGGACTCTCGTTCTCCACTTTGGAATCTGCAAACTGGAATTCTGCATTCCAATCCGATGAAGCATCATCATTCACATCAATGGAGGAAGGGAAAGATGTCTCAAAAGCCTGATTTTGATCTTGTTTGCTGGAAACTTGTTGTACTTCTGATGCATCAGAGGCAATTCGCTCTGTGAAAAAGTTGTCTAAGTTGGTTGTGCCAAGATTTAGAGGATTGGTAAGATCAGAGGTCTTGTTGTTGAAACTATTATCTGGTTTTTTAGGCTCATCGCGCCATGAAATCTGCATATCTAGAAGCTCAGATAAAGTAACTATATCTTCTGCAGGACTCTGGCCTCCATGTACTCCATTTCCTTCAGCCAAAGATCCAACtctttcctaaaagtaaagtaaAGATTTAAACAAATGAGTACATTGCAAGTAAATAAGAGGCTCATAGAACAGATCTGAAAACTGGTTAGTTTATAAGGTAGTCATGACATGATTTgaaagcaaataagaagttaacTAAGTAATCATCTACATtatgttggatttcaaaagtAATGTTGATGAAATCAAAGCAAGTAAAGCGAAAAACCCTAACCGATCCGTGTAAGTTCAAGGATTGAAGTAGCCAGCTATAGCCACTGGTTGAATTGAAGGGGATAGGGTCAGGATGGAGGTCCTTCTTCTGGTGTTCCCCACAGTATATGCAAATCAATGACTGTAAGCCTCTCAGGAGCTTCCCTTGACAATATTTGCATCTCAGGTACGGCGGAGACGGGTCTAAGGTGGATATAGACGCCTCAATGGTCGGGGGAGACGGTAGGGTTGTGTCGCTCGGGTTGAACGATGATAGTCCGGCGAGTTCTCGGAACCCGATCTGAGATTGATTGATCAGATCCGTCGGCATGTCGAAGTCCATTATGTAGGCTGATCAATATCTCCGAGTGTGAGTATGGTGATTTTGTTCAAAACTGGATGTGACTTTCCTTCTCGTGCTTTCCAGAAGCGGTGGCGGTGGTGGCTGAGAGTAGTATGTCGCCGGAGAGTTCAGTGATTAGGCCACTTGGCTTGGCTAGGATTTGGATTTTATTTATGGGCCTTTGGTTATTTGGGCCACCCGATTCAAACCTACCGACTATATTGGATATCAAACTGCAATTAGATTAAATTGTTTTCGAAATTTCAAAATTCAATTTGATTAGATCGGTTTTTTGAGAGATGAAagtatcaaataacataaaaccCAATAAAGATAAAGGATATTTATGGGATGATAATTTATAAGACTTCATTTTCCACTACACCACAACATCTTCGTATTTGAAAGTAATATCTTAACCATGTCTTTGGGTCCTTCTCCATCAAGTATGTATAAGCTTCTAGGTTCAAAAACTCGACTCCCTTCATTACAGCTTTAAACATTTGAGTTCATGTTTGACTTACATGTTTTCCAAAACATAATTTGGAAGCAGGCACCACTAAACCTTTTCTTGAAATTGGAGAAAATATGTATTGCACATGGTCTATGTTATGTAACTAGCAACAACTCACGTCCATGTAATTCAACAtcaatttgataaacatcaacACAAATATAGTAGATATATAACATgaatatatatttcaaaccttgTGTTGTTCAGACATTAATGACAAACCACGTATCAATAAGTAAATCTAAAAACCACTTCAAGTTTTCTTTGTTTTCTACATACCACAACCCGGGAAATTAGGAGTATCTGGTTGTTGGCATCCCTACCAACTCACATAGCAATACTTCATCGCATATATCTTTCAAGAAAATTCATCTACCCCAGTTATCCTTCTACGTCATTTTTCTCATTCCCACCCATTTTTAAGTTCTAACATATAAAACTTTATTTCATAGTGGATCATAGAATTGATTTTATAATATCCTCTTTATATAAGCATAATTTAGCATAGTGTTCCACCAAAGTATCCTTAATAAAATGTAATACATGTTTTATGGCCCTTCTACATGCCTAAGACTAACATATATTTAGAATTTTATAATTGATTCTAATCCGAGTTGTCTATATTCATTTTCTCCCTATGCAAAAATTCTTTGGTATAGTAACTACCAATCCATGAGTATGTTACAATTGAATTACTATGATTGCTATGACTAAGGGATACATCAAGTCATACATCCACTTCACCTCAAATAATGTTACCACTAGTAATGTGTTATCAACTTCCACACACAAAAAGTTACTTCAAACTCTTAAAGCCTCAAATCACGTACAACTCTCACTAGCCCAAAATGGTATCTTCGTCTTTTGTGGCTCACATCAGTTGATTGCCTCACTTAGGCTAATCTTATTGCCAACACAGGGTCATGCTAATTCCTGAGTCCACTTCTTTCAATCTTTACGATCCTCCATGTAATTGTTTCACTCTAAATATGGGCAAGTCCTAAGGCTAATCGATATATCTCTTTCACAAAGTCTCAAATAAACTACTATAAGACGTACACCCTCTACCCCGAAACCCTACTATTTGCGCTCAATCTATAATAAACCTAAGAACTACCTTTTAGTTCTTATCATAGCTAAAGTTTCTCGGATCCTCAGATCATGCCAGAAAGTCAACATATCCTGCTCCTCGATCTACTCATTGTCATCTATAGTGaccacatatttttttttttgaaccggcaaacTAACATACTTCTAAATACGAGAGTGTCACTCCTTACGGATAGGTCAAATGCATTTTCATGTTGGCATTTTGAGATTAGCTAATATATTAATGTAAATTGAAACTAACCTTTAAATATGTAACGTTTTtacatcattattattattaacgaTATCATGATAACTAATCCACCAATCTCTTCCATCCCCAATATTtccttattaaaaaaaaaaaaaaaaatcttaaaacatTAACCGAAACCTGTAAATGTGTGGAGTTTGCCGTAAAAAGATCAAAATCAATCACTCTCACTTTTCTCATATAATATAGTTTTCTGTCGGTGATTGAGAGAAGGGATAGAACAAATTTAAACAGAAAACAAACCATTTTCTTCTCAATTTGCTTCTGCTTTCCCACTCATCTTCAGTTCCACTGTTAcccatatatacatatacatacctCTATTGTATATATACAgaaaaagtgtgtgtgtgtgtgagagagaaataGAGATAGAGGGAGGTAGATGGCATTGAATAGAGCTGGATCGTGTAATCCGGCCGTCGTGAAGATCGGAATTACTTTCTTGGGGCTGTGTTTGGTGGGTTATCTACTAGGTCCACCTTTATACTGGCATGTTCTTGAAGGGTTAGCCGCCGTACGCCGCTCATCCTCCGCCGCTTCCTGCCCTCCCTGCAATTGCGACTGCGATTCTCAGCCGCTCCTCTCCATTCCTCAAGGTACCTCAATCTCCATTCTTTCACCTTTTTTAATAATTGCATCCGATCTATCAAAATTAGAAACACTGATCTTACAATCGCGCCCATTCTGAACTCCATGGATCTCAAAACCCTTCTATCAATTACCTCTAGATCTTACCTACTCCATGACTTTAGAGATCAAACTGCTTCTTTCTAAAAGACTACATCAAACAGTTAGAAAATCTGTTGATGACTAATTAGGAATCGTTATCAAAATCAAGATTTGCTTTTAAATATCATAATTTGACAGTTTCCAGGCAAAATCTCCACTGATCGGTGCTCATAAGCATTCGATTTGTCTCATTTCATTTAATTTGCAACTAGATTTGGAGGAAAAGCTTCTAATTTGGAAAACATTCAAGATTtgattgtgtgtgtgttttttttgttgtttgaATTTGGGGTTATTAATTAGATTGCATGATgctgataattttttttatgtttctcgCAGCATTAAGCAATGGTTCATTCACAGGTTAGTATCACAATCACATACATGAagtaattttttctttttttacttgAATGGATTTGACCTGAATTGGAATCCAATTCCATTCCAAACTTGTAAGAAATGATTCAAATACCATTTTAACCTTAAAATTTCAAATTCTAATTCCATTTTAACAGATTGTGCAAAACATGACCCTGAAGTAACGGGAGACACAGAGAAGAATTTCTCAGAGCTTCTATCAGAAGAACTAAAGCTTCGTGAAGCTGAATCTTTAGAAAGTCAACAACGTGCTGACATGGCACTTCTTGAAGCCAAAAAGCTAACATCACAGTATCAGAAAGAAGCTGACAAGTGTAATTCAGGAATGGAAACTTGTGAAGAAGCGCGTGAAAAAGCCGAATTGGCtttattatcacaaaaacaacAATCTGAAATGTGGGAATTAAGAGCTCGACAAAAAGGGTGGAAGGAAAGCAGCAATGCAAGGTCTGTAAACACCATATGAATGATATTTTGATATCTGAAGAGTGTTTTATTTTAGGTCTTCTTGTTAGATTTATTTATTATTGGGGTTTTGTCATATTTAGGCAACCAACTTTTGccattttttttacacttttttaAGTCATGAAAGTTGTAATGccacttgattttttttttttttgaattatattATGTTTTACTTTTTACTTATTATTAGTAAAAAAAGACACATAATTTATGATTAGTTTCTTTTATTTTAGAGTAGATTACTGAAATCATGCCTTTAGTCCCTGTTTTTTCTAGGCACTCGAATCATCTGTTTGGTAAAATGTAAAAAGACTATATTATCCGTATCtatttgttttttaattaatttattatttgtttattattaattaatctatTATAAAGTGTCTAATGAAAGTTCTCTTCTCATCGACCACCACCACCATATCGACCACGAACAGACGATCCACCACTTTCGATGCTCAAACCTACATAAGAAAACAGAAAACAAAAGCTAGTTTCATCGTCTTATTCTAACCCATTATATGCTTAAATCCAAAAAAAACACAAATCATAAATCTAATTTCGACGACCCATATGCAAACAACTTGCACAGAAACATTTATATAGCTgaaatctttataaatatatattctttaaatgtaacaataatgttgttaaatttgata is part of the Lactuca sativa cultivar Salinas chromosome 7, Lsat_Salinas_v11, whole genome shotgun sequence genome and harbors:
- the LOC111912012 gene encoding uncharacterized protein LOC111912012, which gives rise to MDFDMPTDLINQSQIGFRELAGLSSFNPSDTTLPSPPTIEASISTLDPSPPYLRCKYCQGKLLRGLQSLICIYCGEHQKKDLHPDPIPFNSTSGYSWLLQSLNLHGSERVGSLAEGNGVHGGQSPAEDIVTLSELLDMQISWRDEPKKPDNSFNNKTSDLTNPLNLGTTNLDNFFTERIASDASEVQQVSSKQDQNQAFETSFPSSIDVNDDASSDWNAEFQFADSKVENESPKPVDPFVVVPEADLSAHMDAVFGQMEVSNNIKPNEDKDWIQDDLFTNMGPTTFQQAEQLDAVVKPNDEFPAHLNNPSSKDVDQDWFSDNNWQKSSVNNSQDKPNDSFTESVSVDWFENANWQKSSGFKKGDFNPQINESGQDHNVAPQISSENKSLDFDNIKKQALDTSTDWFQESQWSTGPSSATNIVNTKEDDDFDDWNDFTSSTPNQDSYKQSSNQDSFPDSWKQSSEKIPELDFFSESSTTNRNVNGEGGNNTPNANANANATTTSPENEVQMLLSQMHDLSFMLKSELSIPSKTDDRGPSHG
- the LOC111912013 gene encoding uncharacterized protein LOC111912013 — its product is MALNRAGSCNPAVVKIGITFLGLCLVGYLLGPPLYWHVLEGLAAVRRSSSAASCPPCNCDCDSQPLLSIPQALSNGSFTDCAKHDPEVTGDTEKNFSELLSEELKLREAESLESQQRADMALLEAKKLTSQYQKEADKCNSGMETCEEAREKAELALLSQKQQSEMWELRARQKGWKESSNARSVNTI